The sequence GCGGTGCGGTGGCCCGAGGAGGCGATTTCGCTGCTCGAAGGCGGGCGGGTGACGGACCTGAGCCTGGACCACGACCTCGGGGATGACGCGCACGGCACGGGGTACGACGTCCTGCTCTGGCTGGAGGAGGCGGTGGCGACGCGGGGCTTCGTGCCTCCGCGCGTGCGTGTGCACTCGGCGAACAGCTCCGCGCGCCAGAAGATGGAATTGGCGATTGCTCGCATCGAGCGCTTCGCTCGTGAGCGGGAGTGACGGTGGGTTGAGGGAAGCCTTCGGGGCGCCAGAAGATGGAATTGGCGATTGCTCGCATCGAGCGCTTCGCTCGCGAGCGGGAGTGACGGTGGGCTGAGGGAAGTCTTCGGGGCGCCAGAAGATGGAATTGGCGATTGCTGGTATCGAGCGCTTCACTCGCGAGCGGAAGTGACGGTGGGCTGAGGGAAGCCTCCGGGGCGCCAGGAGGGGAGACGGCTCCCGCCTGGCGGCCCGGAGCGGGACGCGCGTGGGGCGCGCTTCACTTCATCGCGTGCGCGGCTGGGCCTGTTGTTGTTGCTGTTGCTGTTGCTGTTGCTGCTGGGGCTGCCGCTGTTGCTGCTGCTGGGGCTGGCGGACCTGGGGTGACTGTTGGGGCTGGGGGACGACCTGGATGCGGGTCGCGTAGCTGTCTCCGTCGGCGGCGAGGTTGAAGGCTGCTTGGACGGGAGTGCCCGGGGGAATGCTCTGCACGGAGATGCTCCGGTTGCCGCTCGTGGCGCGCGTCCTGTCGCCGACGAAGAGCGTGTAGAGGTCGCCGGATTCCGAGTCACGAAGCTGGATGCGGTCCTTCGAGGTGCCGGTGACCTGGCCCTGCATGAGGACGCTTGCCACAACGGTGTTGTTCGGGTCCGCCGCTGGCGCCGAGCCCGCCGTGCCCGAGCCGCCCGTGCCCGTGTTGTTATTGGAGAGGCTGGCGCGGCGCAGCGAGTCGACTTCCTGCTGGAGGTTCTCGACCTGGGAGCGGAGGCGCCTCAGTTCCTGCGCGTCAGAGGTTGTGCCCGCGCCCGCGGCGCTCGCGCTTCCGCCGCCCGCTCCGCCGGTGCCACTGCCGCCCGTTGCGCCGCCCGATGTCCCGCCACCGGTAGCACCGCCGCTAGTACCGCCACCTGTCACGCCGCCCGACGTTCCGCCACCGGTTGCGCCGCCCGATGTCCCGCCACCGGTAGCACCGCCGCTATTGCCGCCACCTGTCGCGCCGCCCGACGTTCCGCCACCGGTTGCGCCGCCTGTTGTTCCACCTCTCGTGCCACGATTGGTGCCTGTGCTCGTCGAGCTCGGATTGGATACGCCACCGGTCCCGGTGCCAGTTGTACCCGAGCCTCCGGTGCCGCCCGTGCTGGTGCCGCTGACATTCGAGCTCGACCCGCTAGTCCCAGTGGTGGACCCGCTTGTGCCCGCGCCACCAGTACCGCTGACATTCGAGCTCGCTCCACCAGTGCCCGCGCTGGACCCGCCAGTACCCGCGCCACCGGTACCGCTGACATTCGAGCCACCTGTGCCCGCGCCACCGGTACCGCTGACATCCGAGCCACCCGTGCCTGCGCCACCAGTGCCGCCGACACCCGAGCTACCCATGCCCTCGCCACCCGTACCGCTGACATCCGAGCCACCGGTACCGCTCGTGCCCGTGCCGCCGGTTCCGCTGGTCCCTGTCGTGCCCGTTCCTGTTGCAGTGCCCGTGCCGTCCGCCGGAGCGCCAGTCGCGCCGGAACCGCCCGTGCCTCCGGCGCCGGTGGTCGCTCCCGTGTTCGTCTCGATGCCGCCCATGCTCCCGTTTCCGCCCGCGCCACCCTGCGTACCCGCGGTCCGGTCGCTCGTATCTCCGCTCGAACCGCCGCCTGCTGATTGGGCGAGCCCCACGGTCGAGAGCAGAAAGCTGAAGGCCAGGGCAGCAGTAGCAATCGTGCGTCGCATGGTCGGTCCTTTTCCCTTACCCACCGCAAAGGTGAGGCCCGGGGGCAGGGCGACAAGCGCGGAGCAACAGGGCAATGCGGAAGCACGGCCGCACGCCAGGGCTCGGAGCGGGAGCCACACGGCGCGCCAGTCTCCTCATGGGATGCACATGCGCATCGACGCGGACCGAGCCGGGCCTGAGTCGGTGCCCGTCGCACGACCGCCGCGCGCCACTTGAGAGGGCATGGGGTTGAAGCCTTATGCCCATGCCTCCTGCCCGCTCCTCCTCGAGGATTGCCTACCCGGGAGGCGGGGCTCTCGCATCCAACCCATGTCAGCCCCCTCCGGTAGAAGGGAATCGTGGAAGGAACGTTCCTTCCAGGCGACGGGCCGCCCGGAGGGGTGGGCAGGAGGGGCAGGGGCATGGGATTCCAGGAGCATTTCCTCTCGGGGATGATGCAGAGCTCGGCGGAGGTGCTGGGCCAGCACGGCTATGAACATGTGAAGGCCGAGCAACTGGCGCGGGCCGCGGGCCTGTCGGTGGGCTCGCTGTACCGGCGCTACGGCAGCAAGCAGCGCTTCGCCCAGGAAGTGCTCGACTTCAGTGAGAACGTCTTCTGCCAGGAGGTGGACTGGGCGTACCTGTGCAAGCACGGGGCGGACGGAGTCACCTTCCGTGAGGCCTTCTTCGTCTTCTGGAACGCGATGACGAAGTGGGCGCTGGGACTGCCCGGCCCCTTCAGCTTCACCTTCCTGCATCCGCGAGTCCCCGGCCAGCAGGTGCCCGGCGGTGCGGCGCGAGCCCTGGTGCGCGAAGTGCTTCAGCACGGAGTGCAGGAAGGAGCGCTGCTGCCCGGCTATGTCAGGACGGGAGAGGCGCTGGTGTGGGGCACGTTGGCGGAGTTGGTGCGGGCGTCGGCGGAGCGAAACGAGACGGTGTACCAGGAGGAGATCGCCGAGTCGGGAGAGGCCCTCTGGCGCGCGCTGGCCAGGCCGGAGGAATCCGGTGGCGCATCGCGGGGTGGCGCTCCTCCGGACCCGGTTCAGTCAACGTCTCAGGAGCCCATCAGCCATGAGGCCCACACCCCGGGACAACCCCTCCTTGCGTCCGAGGTCGATGCCTCAGCGTCGCCTGGGGTCATTCCGAAGGCTGTTGACCCGGGATGGGACAGGGCTCCCACTCCGAGGGGCGAAGCGCGAGGGCCAGTGGAGTCCGGAGTGCCGTGTCCGTCTCCTCCGGGGAGAGAACACCTGTCTCTCTCATCCGCTTCAATATCCAATCTCGCCTCGTTCGAATCCCGTCCGGAAAACACCAGGGGTCCCGCCTGCGACCGGGCGCATCCGCCACCGCGAGCAACAGGGCGATGCCTACCGCATCCAGTCGGGCCCACTCATTCCCGAGCAACACCTTCGCACCGGCTCTCATGCCAACGACGCGGTGACCGAGGTCGGTGTGCTCCGCCTCGAAGGCGAGCAACTCCTCCGCGCTCCAATGGCGGGTGAGCCATATCGCCAACGCGATGCGCTCGAACACCTTCAGGCGCCTGCCACCCGCATCCTCACACTGGAACCCCCACTCCCCAGCAACCTCGTCCGCGAGGCGATACCCGTGGGGCATCCACAGTGAATGGCCCGGCTTGAACACGAGCATGTCCGCAAGCACATGGACGAGGGTCCACGGCCACACGGCCTCCACCTGTTGCGGCGCCGAGCCTTCGAACGAGGCCCACCGCAGACGGGCATGCAGGGGCGGAACGGAGATGCGTTCGGGACGGGGCGGAAACGCGGGTACCTTGGAGAGTGCGGCCCGATAGAGACACTCCACCGTGGCAAGCGTCACCACGAGCCCGAGGCCGAGCAGCCACATCACCCACTTCGAGACGCGTCTCCAGCGCATGGCCGAGGGCCCGGTGCAGGCTCCGGGCCAGCAGTCCCGTCAGAAGTCGTACCGAACCCCGAGCCGCACCTGACGCGGAGGCTGATAGCGCACGGCGCTGAGAGAGGTATCGCTCCGCTCGGCCTGGAGGGGCTCCTGCGAGTTGAGGACGTTGAACACGTCGAGGCGGAACGTCAGGCCCTGGTCCCTGCTCAGCGCGTACTGCACGTCGAGATACGCATCCAACGACTGCATCCACGGCGTGCGCTTCCCCTCGCCGTCCAGCAGCAGGCCCGACGCCCCCAGGTACGACGCGCCCACCTCTCCTCTCCACCGACGGAGCGAGGCGAAGCGGAGCTCCCGCGCTCCGTACAGGCGAATGACATGCGTCCGGTCCATCGGCAGCCGCTGCATCGACGCGAGCCCGTCCCACTCCGTGAACGGGCTCACGTAGTTACCCGTCAGCCGGGACCACGTGTAGCTCACCTGCGCCTGCCATGACTCCATGAACCTGCGGCGCAGCTCCACTGTCGCCGCATCGTAGTCGCGCGCAGCACGCGGCGAATCCGCCGCGAGACCGGAGCCGGGATTCGCGAGCACGACGCCGCTCCCGTCCGTCCGTGGCACGAGCGCGAGCCCGTCCTCCAGCGTCCGGTGCGTATAGTTCGCGGCGAAAATCAATTGCGCCAGGACTTCGTATTCGAGCCCCGCGAGAGTCTCGCGGGAGGACAGCGGCTCCAGGTCCGGGTCCAACGTCACGTCCGTCGTTGCATCCATGAGCCCCAGCGGAATCAGCCCCTGGAACCTCCCGTAGTGGAGGAACACCTTCATCCGGCCGTTGGCCATCGGGTCGAGGACGAGGCCCACGCGAGGCGAGAGCCGTGCGCTGGTGATGTGGCCACCGCTCGCCTCGTCGATGCGCTGCACGTCGTACCGGGCGCCCACGTTCAAGGTGATGCGATTGGAGAAGGACGCGCTGTCCTGCGCGAAGCCCCCGAAGACCTGGCTGGGAGTCCTCGCGCCGGGCCGCTCGTAGGCGAGCCACTCAGAGTCCACGCCCGCCTTCATCACGTGCGTGCCGCCCAACCCGTTGACGAGCCACGTGGCCCTGGCGTTGGCCTGGTAGCGGTCCACCGAGAGCGCTCCGCTGGCGCCATCCCGCGGAGTCACCTGCTGCGAGAACCAGCCCGCGTTGGCATCGACCAGTATCCTCTTGTCCATCAACGCGCCGGAGTAGTGGAACGAGCGCAGCGTCGAGTCGGTGCTCGCTCCTTCCCGCGAGGCCGGCGCGGTGACGAGCGCCAGCGACACGTTGTGGTCCTGGTTGATGAGGTACGTCAGCTTGCCCACGGCCTGGAGGCTGCGCATGTCGTCGAAGCTCCGCAGGGTGCCATCCTCCGAGCCCGGAGCCTGGAGGGTGCGCTCCATCCGGCTCAGCGCCGGAGTGACTCCCGCGAAGAACCAGAGCTTGTCCTTGACCAACGGGCCGCCCAGGGTGGCGCCGAAGTCTCCTTGGTGCTTGAGCGCATCCTGGCTCGCGAGCCCCGTGTACTCGCGCTGCCCCTCCAGCTGGCCCGGCGTCCAGAAGGCGAAGAGCGAGCCATACAGCTCGTTGGAGCCGGACCGTGTCATCGCCTCCAGGAGCCCGCCCGTGGCGCTTCCGAACTCCGGCGGGTATCCGCCCGAGACGATGTTGGTGTCCTGGGTCAGCTCGGTGCTCAGGGACAGGGCACTGAGTCCCAGCACCGCGTCACGGAGGGACAGGCCGTCCAGCCGGTACTCGTTCTCGAAGATGGACGCGCCGTTGATGGACAGGCCTCCCACCTGCTCCAGCACACCGGGGATGAACGGCGCGAGGTCTTCGATGGAGCGCACCGCGTCGCGTGAGCCC comes from Pyxidicoccus parkwaysis and encodes:
- a CDS encoding cyclic-phosphate processing receiver domain-containing protein, encoding MKVYLDDERPTPEGWVAVRWPEEAISLLEGGRVTDLSLDHDLGDDAHGTGYDVLLWLEEAVATRGFVPPRVRVHSANSSARQKMELAIARIERFARERE
- a CDS encoding transglycosylase domain-containing protein, which codes for MLVFKPGHSLWMPHGYRLADEVAGEWGFQCEDAGGRRLKVFERIALAIWLTRHWSAEELLAFEAEHTDLGHRVVGMRAGAKVLLGNEWARLDAVGIALLLAVADAPGRRRDPWCFPDGIRTRRDWILKRMRETGVLSPEETDTALRTPLALALRPSEWEPCPIPGQQPSE
- a CDS encoding TonB-dependent receptor, with the translated sequence MRVKDLFRAVGVLAVWLAASPAGAEGRGIIFGTVKEVETGTPVGDVVVSATSPSLEREQTVVSDMLGKYRIPGLPPGTYTVQFEHEMFRPYSRANVPLKGGHATKLEVSLAPEQYDTFLVLIDAPPAVNVGSTSTGRQFALASDFLHGMDSPPGSRDAVRSIEDLAPFIPGVLEQVGGLSINGASIFENEYRLDGLSLRDAVLGLSALSLSTELTQDTNIVSGGYPPEFGSATGGLLEAMTRSGSNELYGSLFAFWTPGQLEGQREYTGLASQDALKHQGDFGATLGGPLVKDKLWFFAGVTPALSRMERTLQAPGSEDGTLRSFDDMRSLQAVGKLTYLINQDHNVSLALVTAPASREGASTDSTLRSFHYSGALMDKRILVDANAGWFSQQVTPRDGASGALSVDRYQANARATWLVNGLGGTHVMKAGVDSEWLAYERPGARTPSQVFGGFAQDSASFSNRITLNVGARYDVQRIDEASGGHITSARLSPRVGLVLDPMANGRMKVFLHYGRFQGLIPLGLMDATTDVTLDPDLEPLSSRETLAGLEYEVLAQLIFAANYTHRTLEDGLALVPRTDGSGVVLANPGSGLAADSPRAARDYDAATVELRRRFMESWQAQVSYTWSRLTGNYVSPFTEWDGLASMQRLPMDRTHVIRLYGARELRFASLRRWRGEVGASYLGASGLLLDGEGKRTPWMQSLDAYLDVQYALSRDQGLTFRLDVFNVLNSQEPLQAERSDTSLSAVRYQPPRQVRLGVRYDF